One stretch of Streptomyces sp. 135 DNA includes these proteins:
- a CDS encoding cytochrome c oxidase subunit 4 has protein sequence MKIQGKMFIWLSVFVLAMAIVYGVWSKEPAGTTALFLAFGLCIMIGYYLAFTARRVDASAQDNKDADVADEAGEVGFFSPHSWQPLSLAVGGALAFMSIAIGWWLLYFSAPLLLIGLWGWVFEYYRGENQTQ, from the coding sequence GTGAAGATCCAGGGCAAGATGTTCATCTGGCTGAGCGTCTTCGTCCTCGCCATGGCGATCGTCTATGGCGTGTGGTCGAAGGAGCCGGCCGGTACCACGGCGCTCTTCCTGGCCTTCGGCCTGTGCATCATGATCGGCTACTACCTGGCCTTCACGGCCCGGCGGGTCGACGCCTCCGCACAGGACAACAAGGACGCCGACGTCGCGGACGAGGCCGGCGAGGTGGGCTTCTTCAGCCCGCACAGCTGGCAGCCGCTCTCGCTGGCCGTGGGTGGCGCGCTCGCCTTCATGAGCATCGCCATCGGCTGGTGGCTGCTGTACTTCTCGGCCCCCCTCCTGCTGATCGGTCTGTGGGGCTGGGTCTTCGAGTACTACCGCGGCGAGAACCAGACCCAGTGA
- the ctaD gene encoding cytochrome c oxidase subunit I, translating to MSILNEPQGAAAAPTDSYENELPVRRKQPGNIVVKWLTTTDHKTIGTLYLVTSFAFFCIGGVMALFMRAELARPGTQIMSNEQFNQAFTMHGTVMLLMFATPLFAGFANWIMPLQIGAPDVAFPRLNMFAYWLYLFGSLIAVGGFLTPNGAADFGWFAYAPLSDAVHSPGIGGDMWIMGLAFSGFGTILGSVNFITTIICMRAPGMTMFRMPIFVWNVLLTAVLVLLAFPVLAAALFALEADRKFGAHIFDAANGGALLWQHLFWFFGHPEVYIIALPFFGIISEVIPVFSRKPMFGYMGLIAATIAIAGLSVTVWAHHMYVTGGVLLPFFSFMTFLIAVPTGVKFFNWIGTMWKGSLSFETPMLWAVGFLITFTFGGLTGVILASPPMDFHVSDSYFVVAHFHYVVFGTVVFAMFSGFHFWWPKFTGKMLDERLGKITFWTLFVGFHGTFLVQHWLGAEGMPRRYADYLHADGFTALNTISTISSFLLGLSILPFFYNIWKTAKYGKKIEVDDPWGYGRSLEWATSCPPPRHNFLTLPRIRSESPAFDLHHPDIAALGQIENDGQKDTALFGGDKEAAK from the coding sequence GTGAGCATCCTCAACGAACCCCAGGGTGCCGCGGCAGCACCAACGGACTCGTACGAGAACGAGCTGCCGGTCCGGCGCAAGCAGCCGGGAAACATCGTCGTCAAGTGGCTGACCACCACTGACCACAAGACGATCGGCACGCTCTATCTGGTCACGTCGTTCGCGTTCTTCTGCATCGGCGGCGTGATGGCGCTCTTCATGCGCGCCGAACTCGCCCGTCCCGGCACGCAGATCATGTCGAACGAGCAGTTCAACCAGGCGTTCACGATGCACGGCACGGTCATGCTGCTGATGTTCGCGACGCCGCTGTTCGCCGGTTTCGCGAACTGGATCATGCCGCTCCAGATCGGCGCGCCCGACGTCGCCTTCCCGCGGCTGAACATGTTCGCCTACTGGCTCTACCTGTTCGGCTCGCTCATCGCGGTCGGCGGTTTCCTCACGCCGAACGGCGCGGCCGACTTCGGCTGGTTCGCGTACGCGCCGCTGTCGGACGCCGTGCACTCGCCGGGTATCGGCGGCGACATGTGGATCATGGGTCTGGCCTTCTCCGGCTTCGGCACGATCCTCGGCTCGGTCAACTTCATCACCACGATCATCTGCATGCGCGCGCCGGGCATGACCATGTTCCGCATGCCGATCTTCGTGTGGAACGTGCTGCTCACCGCCGTGCTGGTGCTGCTGGCCTTCCCGGTCCTGGCCGCCGCGCTGTTCGCCCTGGAGGCGGACCGCAAGTTCGGTGCCCACATCTTCGACGCGGCCAACGGCGGCGCGTTGCTGTGGCAACACCTCTTCTGGTTCTTCGGCCACCCAGAGGTGTACATCATCGCCCTGCCGTTCTTCGGCATCATTTCCGAGGTCATCCCGGTCTTCTCCCGCAAGCCGATGTTCGGCTACATGGGCCTGATCGCCGCGACCATCGCCATCGCGGGTCTCTCCGTGACGGTGTGGGCGCACCACATGTACGTCACAGGTGGCGTGCTGTTGCCGTTCTTCTCCTTCATGACGTTCCTGATCGCCGTACCGACAGGCGTGAAGTTCTTCAACTGGATCGGCACCATGTGGAAGGGGTCACTGAGTTTCGAGACCCCGATGCTGTGGGCGGTCGGCTTCCTGATCACCTTCACCTTCGGTGGTCTGACGGGCGTCATCCTGGCCTCGCCGCCGATGGACTTCCACGTCTCGGACTCGTACTTCGTGGTGGCGCACTTCCACTACGTGGTCTTCGGCACCGTCGTCTTCGCGATGTTCTCCGGCTTCCACTTCTGGTGGCCGAAGTTCACCGGCAAGATGCTGGACGAGCGTCTCGGCAAGATCACCTTCTGGACGCTGTTCGTGGGCTTCCACGGCACGTTCCTGGTCCAGCACTGGCTGGGCGCCGAGGGCATGCCGCGTCGTTACGCGGACTACCTCCACGCCGACGGCTTCACCGCGCTGAACACGATCTCGACGATCAGCTCGTTCCTGCTGGGCCTGTCGATCCTGCCGTTCTTCTACAACATCTGGAAGACGGCCAAGTACGGCAAGAAGATCGAGGTCGACGACCCGTGGGGCTACGGCCGTTCGCTGGAGTGGGCGACGTCCTGCCCGCCGCCGCGGCACAACTTCCTCACGCTGCCGCGCATCCGCAGTGAATCGCCGGCCTTCGACCTGCACCACCCGGACATCGCGGCCCTCGGCCAGATCGAGAACGACGGCCAGAAGGACACCGCGCTGTTCGGCGGCGACAAGGAGGCCGCGAAGTGA